DNA from Rubripirellula lacrimiformis:
CGCCGCTGCCATTGTCCCCCAACACTCCCGTCCCGTGTGCCTCGTCGACAATCATTCGCGCGTCGTAGCGGTCCGCGACATCGCAAAGTTCGGCAAGCGGCGCGATGTGGCCATCCATGCTGAACACACCGTCGGTGACGATCCAGATGTGGTCGAATTGGGACCGTTTCTGACGCAGAGTTTGTTCGACGAACGCTACATCGCGATGGGGATAGACGACCCGTTGGGCGGGGGATAGTCGGCATCCATCGATCAACGAAGCATGGTTCAATTGGTCGCTAAGGATCAAGTCCCCAGCCGCCGGCAGTGTCGCGACCACACCGCTGCATGCCGCATACCCGGTTGGGAACACCGTCGCCGCTTCGGTGGATTCCAATTCAGCGATCTGATCAGCCAGACGCTGGTGTGCATCGGTCCAACCGCAAACCAAGGCACTGGCAGTTGCGCCTGGCCTTGGAATGGGCGACGATGACTGGACGGACGCCAGACCCAGATAGTCGTTGCTGCCAAAGTTATGCAGCCGGTTTCCCGATTGAACGAACGTCATGCCATCCGATTGCCGAGGCGTCAAACGGCGTCGTCGGCTGGATCGGTCCAGTGCGTCGAGTTGTTTGGCGAAATGATCAAAGTCCGAAACCATAGTGACAATCGTGGGCTGACACAGCGGAGGCGTATGGAATGTTGAAAACGGGTGGGATCGGGAACGGAAACCCATTGTTAGATTTTGACAAACACGCGTTTTCGGTACAGCCAGACGAGCACGTAGAACATGATCGCCAGCGTGGCCAGTCCCAACATCGGTGAAACGAATTGTTCACCGAAAATGGCAAATGGGGCGGTGCCCAAATGGCGCACCAGCAATTCTTTGATCGGTTCTTCCAATGTCCAACTCATCACGTAGATCAGAATCGAATTGGAACCGATGATGATGAATGGGTGGGCCCATCGTTGCCATTGTTTGACGTCGCAGATCAGGTGCAAAATCAACAGCCAGGCCATCGAAATGCCGCCGCTGTAGAGTGCGAAGCTGGGCGTCCAAATGCGTTTGACGTTCGGGCAAATGTCGGTCGCCGCCAAAATCAAAGCCGACCCGATTCCGACAACGATGGCGATGGAGAACCGTTTCATCCGCTGAGAAAATTCGAGTGGTTCCTTCATCCATACTCCCGCCCACAGTCCAAAGATCATC
Protein-coding regions in this window:
- a CDS encoding aminotransferase class I/II-fold pyridoxal phosphate-dependent enzyme, with translation MVSDFDHFAKQLDALDRSSRRRRLTPRQSDGMTFVQSGNRLHNFGSNDYLGLASVQSSSPIPRPGATASALVCGWTDAHQRLADQIAELESTEAATVFPTGYAACSGVVATLPAAGDLILSDQLNHASLIDGCRLSPAQRVVYPHRDVAFVEQTLRQKRSQFDHIWIVTDGVFSMDGHIAPLAELCDVADRYDARMIVDEAHGTGVLGDNGSGVCEALGVKSRVPIRIGTLSKAIGAQGGFVAGPTVVMDYLINRCRSLIYSTALAPGSVQAALDAMESIRNEPWRRQRAHDLSLRLRNALGGSTSSIDTSSVESMVPIIPLVIGSDRDTVAAADRLAEAGFFVPAIRPPTVPENTARLRISLSAAHTDDALDQLISLLV